The DNA region GTTCCCGGTGACGCTCAGCACGATCCCCTGCTGGGTCAGATCTTTAAACGATACGGAGGGTTCAGGCGTCTCCAGAATGCGTTCGTTTTCGTTATAGACCTCCAGCAGAATATCGCGCACCTTGCCCGGATCGGTGTTAAGCGGGAAGGTCAGCGTAATCGTCACCACGCCCTGCGCGTTACCCATCGTCGCGTTGCGCACGTTCTGCGAGATAAACTGCGAGTTCGGCACAATCACCGTGGATTTATCGCCCAGCTGGATCTCCGTGGCGCGGACGTTAATCCGACGAATATCCCCTTCGATACCGCTGATGCTGACCAGATCGCCCACCTTGACCGGCCGCTCGGTTAACAGGATCAGCCCCGAGATAAAGTTCTTCACGATCTCCTGCAAGCCGAAACCGATACCGACCGATAATGCACTGACGATCCAGGCCAGCTTGTTCCACTGCAGCCCCATAATCGACAGGGTCAGCAGGATGATCAGCACGTAGCCGATGTTGCTGAACAGCGTTACCAGCGACACCCGCATTCCCACATCCATCGTGGTTTTCGGCAGGAAATCGGTGTCGAGCCAGCGGCGCACCGAACGCAGCACGTAGATGCCGACGATCAGGCAGATCAGCGCATTGACCATGTGTGCCGGAACGATATTCATCGACTCCAGGCCTTTACCGCCCCAGAACTCAATCACCTTCTGCAGCAGTTCGATCGGCGTTGAGGAAGCAAAGGTGCCGTTGAGCAGCGCCAGCGCCACCACCAGCACCAGGAACGTTTTCCCGATGGCCGTCAGCAGCGTCGCCGCCTGCTGCAGGTGACGTTCGTTGATGTTCAGCGAGTTCTGGATGCGACGCCCGGTGGCATTGCTGGTCGAGAAGAAGCTCTCACAGCCATCATTCAGCAGGTGGCTGAGGAAGTAGAATGAGCCAAACAGCAGGCCGCACCAGATCACCTCATAACTCAGGAAGCGCGCCAGGGTCACGTAGCCGATCAGCAGCGATACCACAATGGCCATCGCCGTCAGCGTCAGGCCCATCTGAATCAGCCCGACCAGCGTGGAGCGCGCCTCCGGCGGCGTACCCGCCAGCGTCATACGACGCCGCACGCGATTAATCCGCACGCTGATCGCCAGCGCGGTGGTGCCGATCAGCAGTGCGGTCAGGCCGTTGGCAAAGATCGTGGTGTTCAGGCTGGTGCCAACGCTGTAGTTAAAGGCTTCCACCGTCTGGAAGATAAAGACCAGCACAGCCGTGATCGGCGGGAAAGGCTTTAACGCCATCGCCACCTCGTTGGAGATGGTCGGCAACCGCCAGCTGGGGCGACGGGTGGAGAGCAAAGCACGGCCCAGACCGGCGATCAGGCCGCAGAAGACGCTGAGCTGCACCAGCCGATCAACAAAGTCCTGCACGTTCTCCGAGACCTCATCGCGGCGCGTAAAGGCCAGCGCGATAAAGTTAAAGGTCAGCACCACCGCCGCCAGCGTGGTCAGGGCTATCGCGGCCGCCAGGAAGCTGCGGCGCAGTTTTCCCTCCGGCAGTTTGTGAATGCTGACCCAGGCGAGGAACTCCTCCCCGTAGCGGCGACCCACCGTCATCACCAGCAGCGCCGCCAGCAGCCACATTATGCTGCCCACGCGCCAGCCCGGCTCCCAGGAGAGCGCGGCGGTATCCTGCAGCTCCTGCAGGAATTCACCGATTTTTTCGCCGTCGAGATCCTGACTGTTGAGCAGCGGTGACCAGAAGCGCGCGCCCAGGATCGTACCGGAGTTCAGCGCCAGCTGGCTTTTCAGCTGGTCACGACGCAGGTTCACGATCTGTGAAGAGAGCGTCAGGGCGCCATTTTTGATGCCTTCGGCCTGCTTGATCTGGTCGTCGAGCTTACTTTTCTGACTCTCCAGCGCATTACGCTTGCGCGTGACTTCCGGCGTCTCTTTGACGCCGCTGTCGGCTTTAGGCGCGGGGCCCAGCACCTGCAACTGTGCGTCCACCTGCTGGCGGTCCGGCACCAGCGCCTGACCCAGCGTATCGGCGTTACCCGACAGCTCCAGCGCCATTTCATTGAGCTGAGTCAGCTTGTTTTCACCGGCATCGCCCGACACCTGGCTTTTAATTTTATCGAGGATTTTCTGCATCTTCGGCAGTTCTACGGCGGCATTCAGCTTCGGCGCAGCATCCTGTTCCTGAGCGGCAGTGGCCGTATCATCCGCGGCCAGCGTCAGCGCGGGGGTGAACGCCACCAGCGCCAGCATTAACAATGCAAAAAAGGATCGTAGCTTAAACATATGAGTAAGATTCCGGCAGCTTAAATCAGGCGATCGTCCCTCGCCATTCGCGCGTAGTGTAGGGCTTAACAAGGGTTGGCAATATAGGAATAACGGGTAATTTTCAGGCTAATTCCGGGCGGACAGCGGACTGAAACGCGTGACTGGCCCTGCCCGTCCGGTTCTCCGGCGGCTGGCCTGATCAGCCAGCCCAGCGGCGCGCGTGGCGCCGCCGACCGGGGGTTATTCGACGTCGGTCGTGCCACCACCGTTGCTGGCCACCTGGCCCGACTTCTGTTTTTTATACGCCAGCGCGGCGGCAGGCACCGGGGCCGCTTTGCCTGTTTCCAGCCAGCTGCGCAGACGGCTGGCGTCGGCGAAGTGGGTATATTTGCCAAACGCGTCCAGCACCACCAGCGCCACGGGACGATTGTTGATCATCGTGCGCATGACCAGGCAGTGACCCGCCTGATCGGTGTAGCCGGTCTTGGTCAGCTGAATGTGCCAGTCATTTTTATAGACCAGATGGTTGGTATTGCGGAACGGCAGCGCATAGTTCGGATGGGCGAATACCGCCGTCTCCTCTTTGGTGGTGCTGAGCGCGCCGAGCAGCGGATACTCCCGCGTTGCCTTGAGCAGTTTAACCAGATCCTGAGCGCTGGAGACGTTCTGCGTCGACAGGCCGGTGGGTTCAACATAGTGAGTCTGATTCATGCCCAGCGCGCGCGCCCTGGCGTTCATCGCCCGGATAAAAGCATTGTAGCCGCCCGGATAGGCGTGCGCCAGGCTGGCGGCGGCGCGGTTTTCAGAGGACATCAGCGCCAGCAGCAGCATGTTGCGGCGGCTGATCTGGCTGTTGAGTTTCACGCGCGAAAAAATGCCCCGCATTTCCGGCGTCTGGCTGATATCAACGGTTAACATCTCATTCATTGGCAAATGCGCATCCAGTACCACCATCGCCGTCATCAGTTTGGTGATCGACGCAATGGGCCTGACCCGATCCGGGTGGCTGGAAAAGAGCACTTTATTGGTGGTGAGGTCGACAATCATCGCACTGCCAGAAGCGATCTGCGGCTGAGCAATAGGCGCAAGTTGCGACAGCGACGTGGTCGCCTGCGCCGGAAGTGACACAATCTGCCCTGAAGCGAGCAGCGCCAGCGAAAGCAGGGTGGAACGAATTTTTGCAGGCATCGTAGAAAAAAACCCGGTTATGATTATGTACTGTGTCAGGCCGACACAGGCCGCCCGCTCCCGTCACGTCAGTGCGCGGGCTGGCTGCGGTATCATACGCTTAAGGTTAAGAAATTTCCTGGCGAGATTGTTTCCGGGCGTAAAAAGCGCACTGCCGCCCGAAGGCGGCAGCGGCCGGTCAGAACAGATGCGGTCCATAGCCCCACAGCACCACGGTCAGTGCCAGCAGAACCTCAAACACCAGCACGCCGATAGCCAGCGTGGAGCCGGAAAAACGCAGGCTCTCTTCGCGATCGATATTGAGGAACAGCGGGATGCCAATATAGAGCAGATAGCCGGTGTAAAGCAGCGCCAGCGCGCCCACCAGCACGCAGAGCCAGACCAGCGGATAGAGCGCCACCAGCCCGCTGAGAAACAGCGGTGTCGCGACATAGCCTGCAAACACCGTGCAGCGCGGAATGCCCGGACGCTGCGGATAGTCGCGCGCCATCCAGTGGATCACCCGCCCCATCACGGCGACGCCGCCGAGAATAATCAGATAAAAGAGGATACCCAGCCCGATCCCGGTGGCCAGATTCAGTTGCACATACTGGCCATCACCCAGATTCCAGCCCAGCTGCGTGGTTCCGATAAAGGCGCAGATCACCGGGATCGCCGCCATCAGCAGGACATGGTGGGTGTAGTGGTGTGAAACGCTTTCGTTCTCTTGCTTGATATGACGCATTTCCAGGTTCGGATGCGCCATAAGTCCCCAGACATGGTTCATACAGTCACTCCTCTGATGCAGTGGGCCGCCCGATGAAGCCTGCGTCTTAGGGGCAGCGTCTTCTCAAGTATAATCGGCAGTAAAATTTTCGTGGCGACCGGACAAAAAAACAGCAGAAATAAACGCAGCCGCGGGTGCGGGCGGAAGTGAAACGAAATCGCGTATAGAATTGAACAAACAGCCACTGAACAGGGAGTGTCATTTTGCATCTGGACATCAACGCATTAATTACGCAGTACGGTTATCTGGCGCTTTTGATTGGCTGTATCGCCGAGGGAGAGACATTCACCCTGCTGGGCGGCGTTGCCGCACACGAGGGATTACTGCACTACACGGGCGTCGTGCTGGCGGCGATGGGCGGCGGGATCATCGGCGATCAGCTGCTCTACTGGATTGGCCGTCGCTGGGGCACCCGGATCCTGCGCCGGTTTAAAAAGCATCAGGATAAAGTGGTAAAGGCTAACCGCCTGATAAAACGCCGCCCCAGCCTGTTTGTGATTGGTGTGCGCTTTATGTATGGCTTCCGGCTGATCGGGCCGGTCATCATCGGTGCCAGCCGCCTCAACCCGATGAAGTTTTTTATTCTTAACGTCATCGGCGCGGCAATCTGGGCGCTGATCTTCGTGACGCTGGGCTATTTCGCGGGCGGCATTATCGCGCCGTGGCTGCACAAGCTCGACCAGCACTTCAAGCATCTGCTCTGGCTGGTTGCAGCAGTGGTGTTTGCCTTTGTGCTGCGCTGGGTGATCCGCCGCTGGCACACCCGTCGCGCCGACCAGTAAAGCGACTGCGGCCTACCCGCCGCCTCTCACCGCATCCGGTGCGGGGCCCGGCGCTTCAGGCGTCCGCCCTGCCCTCTCTCCTCGCGTTCTGCCGCCTGTGCGGTTAACCATCTGTGCCCGAACGCAGCCGCATCAGCCGTCTCGGCTATAGTTAAAAGGACACTGACAGGGAGATAAGGATGAGTAAGGTAAAACGTAAGATTGAAGAGCACGGCGTGATCGGCGATTTGCGTACCTGTGCGCTGGTCGCCAATGACGGCACCATTGACTACCTCTGCTGGCCTGAACTGGACAGTCCCTCGGTCTTCGCTGCCCTGCTCGACGGCGATGATGCCGGACTTTTCTCACTGGCGCCCGACTGGCCCGATGCGCGACGTCAGCAACTCTACCTGCCCGATACCAATATTCTGCAGACCCGCTGGCTTGATGAGAAAGGCGTGGCCGAGATCACCGACTACATGCCCATCTGCGACGATAAAAGCAAGCTGCCGCGCCTGATCCGCCGGGTCAAGATGGTGCGCGGCAGTGCGACATTCAACCTGCGCTGTTCTCCCCGCCACGACTATGCCCGCGCAGAGACCCAGGCGGAAGCGCACAACGGCTGTATCGATTTTCACGCCGAAGGTCAGCCGTCGCTGCGGCTGGCGGGCAGCGTGGTCATGACGCTGGAGCAGGACGGCGCATCGGCAGCGTTCACGCTGCAGGCGGGCGAACATGCGCAGTTTGAATTTGGCAGCGTAGACGATGCGCATATCGAAGCGCTGGCTACCGAACACTGCTTTGAAGAGACGCTCAGATACTGGCGACACTGGAGCGGACAGAGTACTTATCAGGGCCGCTGGCGCGAGATGGTGCAGCGTTCGGCGCTGGTGCTGAAACTCCTGACCTCACATCAGCATGGCTCTATTGCAGCCGCGGCGACCTTTGGCCTGCCGGAGGAGCTGGGCGGTGAGCGCAACTGGGACTATCGCGCCTCCTGGATCCGTGACGCCTCCTTCAGCATGTATGCCCTGATGCGTCTGGGCTACGTCGATGAAGCCAAACATTTTACCGAATGGGTGGGCCGCTGCGTCGCTAACAGCCATCATGATGAGATGCGTCTGCAGGTGATGTACCGGCTGGACAGCGGCACGGAGCTGCATGAGATGGAGCTGCTCAATCTCTCTGGCTATGCCGACTCACGGCCGGTGCGCATCGGCAATGATGCCTGGCAGCAGACCCAGCTGGATATCTATGGCGAGCTGATGGATGCGGTCTATCTGGCGAACAAATATGGCGAGGCGATCTCCCAGCGCGGCTGGGAGTATGTCGTCAGCATGATCGACTGGCTGAGCGAAAACTGGGATCAGCCCGATGCCGGGATCTGGGAGATGCGCGGCGAGCCGCAGCATTTCCTTCATTCACGCCTGATGTGCTGGGTGGCGATGGACCGCGCGCTGCGCCTGGGCATGAAGCGATCGCTGCCGATGCCTTATGAGCGCTGGGATCGTGCCCGCCGGGCGATCCGGGAAGATATCTGGGCGAACTTCTGGAACGCCGAACGCGGCCACTTCGTTTCGACCCGGCACGGGGACTACCTCGACGCCTCGATGCTGCTGATGCCGCTGGTGCGCTTCGTCGGCGCCACCGATCCGGACTGGATTGCTACCCTGGATGCGATCAAAACCCAGCTGGTCAGCGACGGCATGGTGCGACGCTACAATATCCATGAGACGCCCGCCGATGGCCTGAATGGCACCGAAGGCTCCTTTGGTGCCTGCTCCTTCTGGTATGTCGAGTGCCTGGCGCGTGCGGGCCGGGTGCAGGAGGCGCATTTCGAATTTGAGAAGCTGCTGAGTTACGCCAATCCGCTGGGCCTTTACGCAGAGGAGTTCGACAGTCACGGTCATGCGCTGGGAAATACCCCGCAGGCGCTGACCCATCTGGCGCTGATCAGTGCCGCCTTTTTCCTGAACCGGAAACTCAGCGGTGAACAGACGCAGTGGCAACCTTAGCCCCCGGCCACGCCGGAAAGCCTCATTTTATGCGTCCGGTTTTTCGGAAATGGGCTAACATCCGCGGTGAATTTACGTAAAGTATTGCAGGCAGGTTAAAATCCCGATTCACAACGTCAGATTAATGAACATATAATGCGCAGCAGGTCACATTGGCCGGCATAGATTCGACACACTGAACAGCCTGAAATATGGCGATAAAGAATTGTAAAATATGAAAATCATTCGCGCTTTCGCTTCAATCGCACTGGCTCTGGCGGCGTTCAGCCAGTCCGCCTTTGCTGTGGTTTACCCGTTACCGCCGGCCAACAGCCGTCTGATCGGGGAAAATATTGAAATTACTGTCCCTGAAGACAGCAAGCTGCCGCTGGAAGCTTTTGCGGCGCAATACCAGATGGGCCTCAGCAACATGCTGGAAGCCAATCCGGGCGTTGACGTTTATCTGCCTAAGGCTGGCAGCAAAATGATCATCCCACAGCAGCTGATCCTGCCTGACGCTCCGCGTGAAGGCATCGTGATTAACAGCGCGGAGATGCGTCTTTATTACTATCCGAAAGGCAGCAAAACCGTGGTGGTTCTGCCGATTGGTATCGGTGAGCTGGGTAAAGATACCCCGATCAACTGGACCACTACCGTAGAACGCAAGAAAGATGGCCCGACCTGGACGCCAACCAAAGGCATGCATGCGGACTACGCGGCACGCGGTGAAACGCTGCCAGCGGTCTTCCCGGCTGGCCCGGATAACCCGATGGGCCTCTACGCCCTCTACATCGGCCGCCTTTATGCGATTCACGGCACCAACGCCAACTTCGGTATCGGCCTGCGCGTCAGCCACGGCTGTGTGCGTCTGCGCGCCGACGACATCAAATGGCTGTTCCAGAACGTGCCGGTCGGTACGCGCGTTCAGTTCGTCGACCAGCCGGTGAAAGCGACGGTAGAGCCAGACGGTTCGCGTTATGTCGAAG from Pantoea deleyi includes:
- a CDS encoding Yip1 family protein, whose protein sequence is MNHVWGLMAHPNLEMRHIKQENESVSHHYTHHVLLMAAIPVICAFIGTTQLGWNLGDGQYVQLNLATGIGLGILFYLIILGGVAVMGRVIHWMARDYPQRPGIPRCTVFAGYVATPLFLSGLVALYPLVWLCVLVGALALLYTGYLLYIGIPLFLNIDREESLRFSGSTLAIGVLVFEVLLALTVVLWGYGPHLF
- the pbpG gene encoding D-alanyl-D-alanine endopeptidase, whose translation is MPAKIRSTLLSLALLASGQIVSLPAQATTSLSQLAPIAQPQIASGSAMIVDLTTNKVLFSSHPDRVRPIASITKLMTAMVVLDAHLPMNEMLTVDISQTPEMRGIFSRVKLNSQISRRNMLLLALMSSENRAAASLAHAYPGGYNAFIRAMNARARALGMNQTHYVEPTGLSTQNVSSAQDLVKLLKATREYPLLGALSTTKEETAVFAHPNYALPFRNTNHLVYKNDWHIQLTKTGYTDQAGHCLVMRTMINNRPVALVVLDAFGKYTHFADASRLRSWLETGKAAPVPAAALAYKKQKSGQVASNGGGTTDVE
- a CDS encoding DedA family protein → MHLDINALITQYGYLALLIGCIAEGETFTLLGGVAAHEGLLHYTGVVLAAMGGGIIGDQLLYWIGRRWGTRILRRFKKHQDKVVKANRLIKRRPSLFVIGVRFMYGFRLIGPVIIGASRLNPMKFFILNVIGAAIWALIFVTLGYFAGGIIAPWLHKLDQHFKHLLWLVAAVVFAFVLRWVIRRWHTRRADQ
- a CDS encoding glycoside hydrolase family 15 protein, with the protein product MSKVKRKIEEHGVIGDLRTCALVANDGTIDYLCWPELDSPSVFAALLDGDDAGLFSLAPDWPDARRQQLYLPDTNILQTRWLDEKGVAEITDYMPICDDKSKLPRLIRRVKMVRGSATFNLRCSPRHDYARAETQAEAHNGCIDFHAEGQPSLRLAGSVVMTLEQDGASAAFTLQAGEHAQFEFGSVDDAHIEALATEHCFEETLRYWRHWSGQSTYQGRWREMVQRSALVLKLLTSHQHGSIAAAATFGLPEELGGERNWDYRASWIRDASFSMYALMRLGYVDEAKHFTEWVGRCVANSHHDEMRLQVMYRLDSGTELHEMELLNLSGYADSRPVRIGNDAWQQTQLDIYGELMDAVYLANKYGEAISQRGWEYVVSMIDWLSENWDQPDAGIWEMRGEPQHFLHSRLMCWVAMDRALRLGMKRSLPMPYERWDRARRAIREDIWANFWNAERGHFVSTRHGDYLDASMLLMPLVRFVGATDPDWIATLDAIKTQLVSDGMVRRYNIHETPADGLNGTEGSFGACSFWYVECLARAGRVQEAHFEFEKLLSYANPLGLYAEEFDSHGHALGNTPQALTHLALISAAFFLNRKLSGEQTQWQP
- a CDS encoding DUF3772 domain-containing protein is translated as MFKLRSFFALLMLALVAFTPALTLAADDTATAAQEQDAAPKLNAAVELPKMQKILDKIKSQVSGDAGENKLTQLNEMALELSGNADTLGQALVPDRQQVDAQLQVLGPAPKADSGVKETPEVTRKRNALESQKSKLDDQIKQAEGIKNGALTLSSQIVNLRRDQLKSQLALNSGTILGARFWSPLLNSQDLDGEKIGEFLQELQDTAALSWEPGWRVGSIMWLLAALLVMTVGRRYGEEFLAWVSIHKLPEGKLRRSFLAAAIALTTLAAVVLTFNFIALAFTRRDEVSENVQDFVDRLVQLSVFCGLIAGLGRALLSTRRPSWRLPTISNEVAMALKPFPPITAVLVFIFQTVEAFNYSVGTSLNTTIFANGLTALLIGTTALAISVRINRVRRRMTLAGTPPEARSTLVGLIQMGLTLTAMAIVVSLLIGYVTLARFLSYEVIWCGLLFGSFYFLSHLLNDGCESFFSTSNATGRRIQNSLNINERHLQQAATLLTAIGKTFLVLVVALALLNGTFASSTPIELLQKVIEFWGGKGLESMNIVPAHMVNALICLIVGIYVLRSVRRWLDTDFLPKTTMDVGMRVSLVTLFSNIGYVLIILLTLSIMGLQWNKLAWIVSALSVGIGFGLQEIVKNFISGLILLTERPVKVGDLVSISGIEGDIRRINVRATEIQLGDKSTVIVPNSQFISQNVRNATMGNAQGVVTITLTFPLNTDPGKVRDILLEVYNENERILETPEPSVSFKDLTQQGIVLSVTGNVAGQRQISGAKSDLLFDILTRLRKEGILLSTPQTMIIERRQMPSAEPEEKLV
- a CDS encoding L,D-transpeptidase family protein is translated as MKIIRAFASIALALAAFSQSAFAVVYPLPPANSRLIGENIEITVPEDSKLPLEAFAAQYQMGLSNMLEANPGVDVYLPKAGSKMIIPQQLILPDAPREGIVINSAEMRLYYYPKGSKTVVVLPIGIGELGKDTPINWTTTVERKKDGPTWTPTKGMHADYAARGETLPAVFPAGPDNPMGLYALYIGRLYAIHGTNANFGIGLRVSHGCVRLRADDIKWLFQNVPVGTRVQFVDQPVKATVEPDGSRYVEVHNPLSTTEEQFNSRELVPITLTQAVSKVLVDASVNQDQVNGAIQSRTGMPVKVNGVENNIQTAPVQVPENSQAQPQEEPMTPVTPQGADSDAAQPQQPADTAAPAAPVTQAAPATPANSNS